In Lycium ferocissimum isolate CSIRO_LF1 chromosome 3, AGI_CSIRO_Lferr_CH_V1, whole genome shotgun sequence, the genomic window CATTTTGTTATAATGGAGAAATCCCCGAGGGCCAATGGTGCATGGTTCGGaactcggggggggggggggtggtaaTGGACCCGTCCCCGTCTATCCGTTCCGCTTAAATACCAGGCTTTTGTCCGGGGTTGATTCGAGCTCATGACATGCCCTAGCCCACTCATTACAAGCTACACTCTTACCCCTAGACCAAAGCCTTGGGGCATTAACTTGTTTTTAGGCAGACTTCTTTTCTCGTCTTTCCATATTGGTGAACTGATGTTTCTATTGGTATCACTAACTAccttaacaaaaataaaactaatttaGAGATCAGGAATTGGATGAACTGACATGTAAAGGTTAGAAGGACAGAAATTGGTTGATGTGTGGGAAAGTATTGCTGTAGGTGTATTTTGGTTTAGTTTGTAAAGATTGCAGTCGGCTATTGCGTTTTGAATAAACTATGTTCTTATTAAAAGGATGgttgtgaaaaaaaatgaaacaacaaGAATGTTGAAATGTGTGACCATTTCATCTAAATGTATAAACTGTTAGGAGTGCACTTTTATACACAGTCAAACCTCACTATAATGGCAgcgtttgtccgaaaatttcatggctgctatagtgaggtgctgttatgtatgtatattggcATTTGATGTTGATatctcatttagctgttataagCACAAATACTCAAAcaattagtattttttttttttttttgtactttttatgttataaacgaaaacaatatacttgtttattttaaaatctcaattgattttcatacctctttaattaaaaattgaaaagactaatacattactaataaattcataactagttgtaccatactgataaagaatataaaatctaaggaacatatgcatttaaaattaattgagcatttaatatttcaagtttgacgtaagaattctacaattgtagattgtttcataaattcgagtctcttagtgataatataatgCTTGAATTGAAGAAGGATTTTGTCTTAACTTTCAGCAAAGGGAATTCAAATAGCTTTCCCTCGAAGGATGTCTAAGAGCTTTAAAGTTGACTCTTCTATCTCACCCCAAGTAGGAGTAGGTTGAGGCTCTTCatgacattaatgatgattaccataaatattttaatattttatttttatacataatatatttcttacaaatattattacacaatatttgagtatggcGGTTatagaggtaattttacaaagagtgtaccgctataatgaATGACACTGCTATTATaggtagaatgttgttatagagaaagtaaaatataacatgaaaaatcagttccggagaaaatcaggccattatagtgaaatgttgttataacgaatgacaattatagagaggtttgactgtacttAATTATGTCTTCTACACGCCTCTTCAAATGCGAGTCTGATTCATGGGCCAAACATGTGGTAATTCTTTTTGATAATGGATGGCGGTGACAGTCGAACCCAGGACTTCTGCCTGCTCTGACACCATGTTGAAGTGCATGAACATAGTGTCTGAGCCATTTCTAACATGCTTTTGCAGATCATCTTTTTAGTTTTTAGAATGGTTCATTACAGTGTTATCTGACATGCTATAATTCAGCAGAATTTCAAAACATGCCTCCCAGCCAACGAATGAATGAAGACATCAACCCCACCAATAGCCATAACTAGGGGATCCTGGATGGTTTCCAATATTGTTATGCTGCTGATTAATATTATTGGGGGAAAGTATTGTAGACACCTCAACTATTTTACCGGGTAGTTACATCCTTCCACAGTCCCACTAGTATAGGATGGGAAGACATTACCAACCTTTTTGCTTACACTGAGATCCAGACCTTGGTTTCCATGGTCTGCATCCAACTTCATCAATTCCCATGTCCCTCTCTTGGAGGTGATAGTTGTTATCTGACTCATATTCAACAGCTTAAGTTAATGTCTGGTCAGGGATGCACATGTAATTATGTTGAAACTGCTCTTTGTAATATGGTTGCTATTTTCGTTGGTTTTATTTACTAAGCATGTCAGCCAGGTAGTTATTCCATTTGGATTTTTAACTGCTATCTTGACGTTTGGTCCAGTCTGAGACTATCTCTTGTGTGTTTATTTGGGGCAAACAGTTTGAGAGGCTAAACTGTTTTATAGGTGGATTATTCATGCACTCCGGAGGAAGTGCAGCAGCATTTTCAGGCATGTGGGACGGTAAATAGAGTTACAATCCGAACTAACAAGTTTGGGCAACCTAAAGGATATGCTTACGTTGAGTTTCTTGAAGTGGAAGCTGTCCAAGAAGCTCTTCTTCTGAATGAATCTGAACTTCACGGCCGCCAACTTAAGGTCAACCAGTTAGTCCCCTAAATCCAATTTGTTTACATGGTCGATACATCTGAACATAAATCTCTTTCATTTCTGTCTTCCTACCCTTTCTCATCTGTGATTACAATTGTTGTGTAGGTATCAGCAAAGAGGACTAATATTCCTGGTATGAAGCCGCACCGTGCTAGGCGTCCCAACCCGTATATGGGATTTCGAGGCCGAACACCATTCATGCCTGCTCCTTATTTTTTCCCTCCTTATGGATACGGGTAACGCTATTTGCTGTATACCATTTATAAACTATCATTACTTATAAAAAGATCTGCGTTTGCTACCCTCACTTTTCTGTTTTCAATTAAATTTGTGACATGACTTCATTAACTTATGCTGCAGAAAGGTTCCAAGGGCTAGGGCGCCGATGCGTTACAGCCCCTACTTCTGAGTCTCTGTTTTTCCCTAGACGTACATACCTCTGGATGGTGGGACATTTCATTAAAAGCAGTAGCTTCTTATCCCCTGTATGGCTAATTGTCTTTACAAATCTTATATATGCCGAAATCGGGTTTTCAAGTGAGCTTTGTGGCAAATGTTGTGATCATGAATCCTTTTGGTATTGTGTCTTTAGAGTTCTTGAAAACATATCCGTGTTTGGAATTTCTAATGTCATGTTGCGTTCCACtgtggaaaagaagaaagaaagaaacgtttGGGCCATTATTGCATGGTTGTTTAGAGCTTCTATTGGATTTTGTGTTGTGTAGGTTTTTGGTTGCAACCAAACGGGAGAAGGGAggctctttttcttttcccctccAAAAGGGAGGGTGTCTGATGAAGGATAGTACACTTGGTTTAATGGAGGTTAAGTGTGTTTGATTTGATATTATGACggcaaattaaaattttcaataattGAGTAAACTAAactgaaaaaagaaaggaaactaCCAGcaagttctttttcttttaaatttgtgTGTTCTAATTGAATTTCAACTTATCTGTGCGGTTTATCCAGAATTATTCTAATATCACTGCTGGTTAATGCTGAGAGCCTAAGTTGGTACAAGTTGATGATACAATTGAAATGTAATTGCTGGTCCATTACCTATCGGGATTTGAGATTAGGAACTACGAGTATTTCAGTGATGAAAATTgcattagaaaaatataattggTAGAATGGTGGTATTACGTCTGTATTGTTGTTCACGTTCTTATCATGAGCCATTTGCTTTACTGATACTGAACGAATAAATCACACCCCAACACTCGGGGTACTATGCAAAATACAGGTGTTTAACCCTAATAAGAGAAGATGAAGCGGTACTCTTAAAGGTGACTTATCGTAAATTAGACTTTCAGACTAACATATGAATTAAAACGTGAATGTGTATAGGTAATGAAAGAGAATAAAGGGCACCTTTTCTCCGTTTGATTACATGATTAGATCATTGTTGTCTGACATAAACAATAAATCATAGAAATAAAGtaactttttttatttcctCCACCATTGACagacaacaaaaaataaaaaaagaaggcaCACATTACTCAGTTTAGCCCCGACAATCGAATAAGCTGAAGATTGATTCCTGTTTCTGTTTTTCCCTTTCTATTTGCTCAGCTATCCATCAAAATCCTAGGCGTAATGATTTGATGGTAACTAAAATGTGCttgaatcataaaggaaaaataatgatttaatAGAAGTGGTccaccttaaaaaataaaacggAAAAAGGTAATTAATTCTTATCGAATCCTTTGCGGGAATAGTTTATCCATACCTTCGTTATATCTTATAAGTaattatacccttaccgttatactataGGGCTAATTATATCCTTATCTTAAACTGCCTGTCACTTGGCATCATTCTAGACGCCCAACCCATTTTCCCTCCCCCAAATAATTTTgggtc contains:
- the LOC132050058 gene encoding polyadenylate-binding protein 2-like isoform X1 gives rise to the protein MEDDVEMAPPENGAVVELDDMKKRLKDMEDEAVALREMQAKVEKEMGSIQDPAAAAENQANKEEVDSRSIFVGNVDYSCTPEEVQQHFQACGTVNRVTIRTNKFGQPKGYAYVEFLEVEAVQEALLLNESELHGRQLKVSAKRTNIPGMKPHRARRPNPYMGFRGRTPFMPAPYFFPPYGYGKVPRARAPMRYSPYF
- the LOC132050058 gene encoding polyadenylate-binding protein 2-like isoform X2, producing the protein MEDDVEMAPPENGAELDDMKKRLKDMEDEAVALREMQAKVEKEMGSIQDPAAAAENQANKEEVDSRSIFVGNVDYSCTPEEVQQHFQACGTVNRVTIRTNKFGQPKGYAYVEFLEVEAVQEALLLNESELHGRQLKVSAKRTNIPGMKPHRARRPNPYMGFRGRTPFMPAPYFFPPYGYGKVPRARAPMRYSPYF